The Sorghum bicolor cultivar BTx623 chromosome 6, Sorghum_bicolor_NCBIv3, whole genome shotgun sequence genome contains the following window.
TCAAATAGGATAGCGCCGATACTCCACATGTCTACCTGCGCATAACAGAGGTTCAGGTACATTTCTCATGCTGCTAGCAACTTATGCCTGTTTGAGCACACATGCCATTCATACCTTGTCATCGTACTTTTGAAACAGCATCACTTCTGGGGCCATGTACAAACAAGAACCACAAGCTGTGTCTGCATACTCCCCCGGTCGAAGAACTCTGCAGGTAAAATAGCAAATAACAGGTAGTATACGTTACATCTGGATCTCATCCAGGTCAAAAAGTAATCGTCATGAATAAGTATTGATTCAGTTTTTTATTAAAATTTCATTTTATGCTCGACCGCTTCATCAGGTAGGTATCCAAAAATGGGGATAAATGTGCACCTTGCGAGGCCAAAATCAGATATCTTGAGGATCGCATCACTGCTGCGAGAAGAGAGAAGGATATTCTGCAACATTGGATGAATAGCCACAGCATATCAGTTACTTGAATTGCTGATCCAATTCAGTCACAAACAGATCTGAGAAAGAGAAAAGGATTCAGTTCCTGGACCTGAGGTTTCAAGTCCCGGTGGACGACATGGTGCCGGCGCAGCACTTGTAAGCCAGCTCCTGCCACAGGGGGCAAGCACCATTTCTCACACATCAACATCACGATCACATCCCCAGTCGTGAAGGTATTGCAGGCATGCTACTAGTAccattactactactactgatCAATTATCAATTTGACAATTTGAGTGAAACAGTCATGGATGAAGAACTGAATTACCAATTTGTTTCATAAAATTTCTGGCTACGCGCTCGTCAACGCTCCCATTGCGCCGGATGAAGGTCGCCAGGTCCCCGCCCTCGCAGAGCTCCAGGACGAGGTAAAGGCAGCTCTGGGTCTGACAGGCACCCAAAGGAAAACTAGGGTCACTAGAAGTCGGAGTCGGTAGGGGGAGACAGAGAAAAGGAGATGGTGTCGTACCTGGACGACGTCGATGAGGCGGATGATGTTAGGGTGGCTGACGGCGGCGAGGAAGCGGACCTCGCAGTCGAGGCTGTCGCGGAGGCGCGCGGGGAGGCCGGCGAGCCGCACCTGCTTCACTGCCACGGGCGCACCGGTGGACCGTGAGACCCCGCGCCACACGGCCGTGGACGGCGGACGCCCGCCCAGGCGCTCCCGCAGCTCGTAGTCACCCACCGTCGCCGGCGCCTCCGCCGTCGTCGTGCCGCCGGTGCTCCCCATCGCGAAAGGACGAGAGCAACGGGAGAGCACGGCAAATCCGTATAATGACGGCCCATGATCGTTATGTGGGCCCTTTCTCCTACTACATTTACCCTAGAAGAATAAACAGACCGGCCCAACTAGACCGGGCCCACAAGAATGCAATGGTTCATGGAGCAAAACCTCAGAGCTACTTCAAGACTCCAGAGTTcctcaaaaataaaataaaataaaaacttcAAGACTCAAGAAAATATAACTTTGACAGGAAATAGAATCATAAAAGAGGATTCAggatcctctctctctctcgagagagagagaggattcAGGAACCAATGCACGGTTCATGCAAAACAGTCAAAACATACATTTCCTTTGTCTCGTATACAAAAACTAAAGGGCATTTTATGCTGGTTGCAAACTATTTTATACAACGATACCGTGTGTCTTTGCTTGTCCTGCTGTATTGTCGACACTTTCTCCCGTATATACTATTTTTGGGAGTAATAGAAACACACACCAATcgggcagaaaaaaaaaaaacataggcAAGCACCCCACATATACATATGTGACAATTGTACAAAAATCATTCTACACTAGCAGCATCTTCGTAGCGACCAACCGCCGTACCGTAGCTGCAGCGTAGTAGCCACAGAATCTTGGATTATGATAACCAAGCTCCTCTAAGCTGTTGCACAAGCTTACTGACAACCTTGttattctatctatctatctatctctgtGATTTTTTGTGCACCTTTGCCTTCGAATGTTTGTTGCTTCCCTTAGAGGCCTAAAATGTATGCAGATTTTCATCAGGCAAACAATATAGCACAAGCCATTTATCGCCATTGTGCAGCATAGCAAACGTACGGCTAGGGGGGAAGAATGTCAATCTTACCTGATGATGCCGTAACATGCCTTCCAGCTCTACAGTGATCTCTGAGAAGGAGGGGCGCAGGTTAGGATCTTCATCCCAGCACCGTTGGATCAGTTTAGACAGTTGCGGATGGACCAATGGTGGGATCTCCAACCGCAGTCCCTGATATATGCGAAGCTTAGTCTATTGCTGTGCATCTACCTCCAGCTAGCAGCTGAAGTCACGGATCATTGTGAAATTACCTGCCTTACTCCCAGTGCAGCTTGCAAGGGTGTCAGATTCTCGTATGGTATCTATACACATATATGGCACAAGTAAGGCCAAGTTTTACCTTTCGTTAAAAAAGGGGGGCTAAGTGTTACCTTCAACCCAATTATAAGATGCTCATATAACTCAAAACAAGTCAAAGGTCGA
Protein-coding sequences here:
- the LOC8076504 gene encoding serine/threonine-protein kinase ATG1t, with amino-acid sequence MGSTGGTTTAEAPATVGDYELRERLGGRPPSTAVWRGVSRSTGAPVAVKQVRLAGLPARLRDSLDCEVRFLAAVSHPNIIRLIDVVQTQSCLYLVLELCEGGDLATFIRRNGSVDERVARNFMKQIGAGLQVLRRHHVVHRDLKPQNILLSSRSSDAILKISDFGLARVLRPGEYADTACGSCLYMAPEVMLFQKYDDKVDMWSIGAILFELLNGYPPFRGRSNVQLLQCINRSTSLPFSEPLASTLHPDCVDICTRLLCTNPVKRLSFQEFSNHRFFRV